One Pyxidicoccus xibeiensis genomic window carries:
- a CDS encoding nicotinate phosphoribosyltransferase, producing the protein MSTSLLATDGYKFSMAEAGWPLRQETFYYSHRKGGLQVMPLDLAAYVKALLPEPRPEDYEFLGRYDYEMGVGFKAAILRKDKLTVRAIPRGALFYPREPILTVTGPSALVSWVEPLLLQLNFRVQVATQALADRDAVARSLATVTCEEQKAIALETLDAVGVRGVPITVDSEGYLKRVRATVKELVDIVEDPARIFEVGLRAATCQEQHELALRACKEAGVQRTSNVEGARKLGMIPVGTMGHEHVQRYGSDDAAFRAMRERRPSRSSYLLDTFDTLTSGIPAAFQLIREDPSSHDSIRFDSGNKKLQYLYAVTRARDLGIRPVHILEDGLDAQATREFEELRRQVAWEPTAQFYGYGGHIVARTMDCPLTRDRVAAIYKLSRTGSRPVMKFGNELAEGKQSIPGTPVLFRRRHGSGPIGLVGQEGEPVPEGYFPLMDSPAEAPSLVGSQEAAAEARIGYTPATKALVEELTRRHFPQGR; encoded by the coding sequence ACGGATGGCTACAAGTTCAGCATGGCGGAGGCGGGCTGGCCCCTGCGCCAGGAGACCTTCTACTACTCGCACCGCAAGGGCGGCCTCCAGGTCATGCCGCTCGACCTGGCCGCCTACGTCAAGGCGCTGCTCCCCGAGCCCCGGCCCGAGGACTACGAGTTCCTCGGCCGCTACGACTACGAGATGGGCGTGGGCTTCAAGGCCGCCATCCTCCGCAAGGACAAGCTCACCGTCCGCGCGATTCCTCGCGGCGCGCTCTTCTACCCCCGCGAGCCCATCCTCACCGTCACCGGCCCCTCCGCGCTCGTGTCCTGGGTGGAGCCGCTGCTGCTCCAGCTCAACTTCCGCGTCCAGGTGGCCACCCAGGCCCTGGCCGACCGCGACGCGGTGGCCCGCTCCCTGGCCACCGTCACCTGCGAGGAGCAGAAGGCCATTGCCCTGGAGACGCTTGACGCCGTCGGCGTGAGGGGCGTGCCCATCACCGTCGACTCGGAGGGATACCTCAAGCGCGTGCGCGCCACGGTGAAGGAGCTGGTGGACATCGTCGAGGACCCCGCCCGCATCTTCGAGGTGGGCCTGCGCGCGGCGACGTGCCAGGAGCAGCACGAGCTGGCGCTGCGTGCCTGCAAGGAGGCCGGCGTCCAGCGCACCAGCAACGTGGAGGGCGCGCGCAAGCTGGGGATGATTCCCGTGGGCACCATGGGCCACGAGCACGTGCAGCGCTACGGCTCGGACGACGCGGCCTTCCGCGCGATGCGCGAGCGGCGGCCCAGCCGCTCCAGCTACCTGCTGGACACCTTCGACACGCTGACCTCCGGCATCCCCGCCGCCTTCCAGCTCATCCGCGAGGACCCGAGCTCGCACGACTCCATCCGCTTCGACTCGGGCAACAAGAAGCTCCAGTACCTGTACGCGGTGACGCGCGCGAGGGACCTGGGCATCCGCCCCGTGCACATCCTCGAGGACGGCCTGGACGCGCAGGCGACCCGCGAGTTCGAGGAGCTCCGCCGGCAGGTGGCGTGGGAGCCGACCGCGCAGTTCTACGGCTACGGTGGCCACATCGTCGCCCGCACCATGGACTGCCCGCTCACGCGAGACAGGGTGGCGGCCATCTACAAGCTGTCGCGCACGGGCTCGCGTCCGGTGATGAAGTTCGGCAACGAGCTGGCCGAGGGCAAGCAGAGCATCCCCGGCACGCCCGTCCTGTTCCGGCGCCGGCATGGCTCGGGGCCCATCGGGCTCGTCGGCCAGGAGGGCGAGCCGGTGCCCGAGGGCTACTTCCCGCTCATGGACAGCCCGGCCGAGGCGCCGTCGCTCGTGGGCTCGCAAGAGGCCGCGGCCGAGGCACGCATCGGCTACACGCCAGCGACGAAGGCGCTCGTGGAGGAGCTCACGCGCCGCCACTTCCCCCAGGGCCGCTGA
- a CDS encoding cysteine hydrolase family protein, with the protein MPLPMPRFHEDARAGQLQLERGAEVADEARRYAAEHRVRPAREDTLRIAAFGIDVQVAFCTPGASLFVPGAVEDTQRALRWLYSHLDRVTELVFSLDTHRAFQIFHPAWWRDAEGRPPPPLSVITAADVRAGRWQATRFPEESLAYCERLEASGRYVLTIWPFHALLGGLSHALVPAVYEASLFHALVRDTPTHFELKGEHPLTENYSVLSPEVTEVKGQKVGEFNTRLFDHLMSFDRVYVFGQAKSHCVLSTLQDLRQHIERTDRSKMGRVFILEDAMSPVPAPPLDPLPPALDFPRVAEAAIRDFRAAGMRVVRTTDVLDV; encoded by the coding sequence ATGCCCCTGCCCATGCCCCGCTTCCACGAGGACGCGCGCGCCGGCCAGCTCCAGCTGGAGCGCGGCGCGGAGGTGGCCGACGAGGCCCGCCGCTACGCCGCCGAGCACCGCGTCCGCCCGGCCCGGGAGGACACGCTGCGCATCGCCGCCTTCGGCATCGACGTGCAGGTGGCCTTCTGCACCCCCGGCGCCAGCCTCTTCGTCCCCGGCGCGGTGGAGGACACGCAGCGCGCGCTGCGCTGGCTCTACTCGCACCTGGACCGGGTGACGGAGCTGGTGTTCTCGCTCGACACGCATCGGGCGTTTCAAATCTTCCACCCGGCCTGGTGGCGTGACGCGGAGGGCCGGCCGCCGCCGCCGCTGTCGGTGATTACCGCGGCGGACGTGCGGGCGGGGCGCTGGCAGGCGACCCGCTTCCCCGAGGAGAGCCTGGCCTACTGCGAGCGGCTGGAGGCGAGCGGGCGGTACGTGCTCACCATCTGGCCCTTCCACGCGCTGCTCGGCGGGCTGAGCCACGCGCTGGTGCCGGCGGTGTACGAGGCGAGCCTGTTCCATGCGCTGGTGCGCGACACGCCGACGCACTTCGAGCTCAAGGGCGAGCACCCGCTCACGGAGAACTACTCCGTGCTGTCGCCCGAGGTGACGGAGGTGAAGGGACAGAAGGTGGGGGAGTTCAACACGCGCCTCTTCGACCACCTCATGTCGTTCGACCGGGTGTATGTCTTTGGACAGGCGAAGTCTCACTGCGTGTTGTCCACGCTGCAGGACCTGCGGCAGCACATCGAGCGGACGGACCGCTCGAAGATGGGACGGGTGTTCATCCTCGAGGATGCGATGAGCCCCGTGCCGGCGCCGCCGCTGGACCCGCTGCCGCCCGCGCTCGACTTCCCCCGCGTGGCGGAGGCTGCGATTCGCGACTTCCGCGCGGCGGGCATGCGCGTGGTCCGCACCACGGACGTGCTCGACGTTTGA